Sequence from the Modestobacter marinus genome:
GGGAGACACCGAGGATGACCGCGGCCTCCTCCGGGCTGACCATCTCGACCGGCTTGCGGCGATTGAGCAGATCCTCGACCCGGGCCAGCGTGTCCGGTTCGGCATCAAACAGCGCTGCGACGATCGACCGGCCGCGGTCGTTGAGGTCGGCGCGCTCGGTCCCGACCGTCAGCGAGACGGTCGGTGCCGCGGACAGGCCGGTCGAGAAGTCGCGCGAGACAAAACCCAACGCAGCCGTCCGGTCCGGAGCGTGTCGCACCATCTCTGCCTCCCAGGTCGTAACTGTAACAACTGTACATCGAGATCGGACGGTGCGGCTGGCCGACACGAGAGCACTGAGCCGGCCGTCCCCAGCATGGGTGATTTGGGGATGGCTCGCGCGTCGCCCTCGGCCCGCTCTGCGCCCACGCAGGGACGGTAGAACGCCCGCCGGGACCGGCTGCATCTGTACCGGTGGCCAGTGCTCGTCGATCTGGTCCGGAACCGGGGCGACCACTCTGAACCAGGACGGGCCGGGGAGCCTGCTCAGCTGCGGGGAGGCCAGGCTACGGACGCAACGACGCCAACGGGCTGCCGCTGATCGAAGCCTACGAAGCCGGTGGCGACGGTCAGAACTACATCGCCCACGACCCCAACGGCACACCCATCGCCATCCGGGCGATCAGCGGGCAGGTCCACTACTACGCCGACGACGGCCTCGGCTCCACCGTCGCCCTGATCAACCAGGACGGCCTCCACACCGCCGACTACGACTACGACCCCACCGGCGAGGTCACCGTCACTAACCCCACCCCCACCTCTAACGCCCAGCGCGTCAATCCCTTCCGCTACGCCGGCGGCACCTACGACATCAGCAGCAACCTCATCAAGTTCGGCCAGCGCTGGTACGACCCCACCACCGGCCGCTTCACTCAACAAGACTCCCTACAGACCCTCGCCGACCCCACCCGCGCCAACCGCTACGAATACGCCAACAGCAACCCGGTGAACTACGTCGATCCCCAAGGAAGGGCGTCGTTCAGCCTTTCGGGCTGTATCGGATTGGCATCGCAGTGTGCGGAGGAGTTTCCTATAGCACTCGGTCAGGACTCGGGGGCTCAGTGGGGGCCAGGATTGGTGTGGGGGGAGACGTATCGTTCACCGGTTCCCCGGATAGGGATTCGGGTTCATACATAACCGCTGGGGGATGCGGGGGAGGCCTCTGCGGAAACGCGGGCTT
This genomic interval carries:
- a CDS encoding RHS repeat-associated core domain-containing protein — protein: MNQDGLHTADYDYDPTGEVTVTNPTPTSNAQRVNPFRYAGGTYDISSNLIKFGQRWYDPTTGRFTQQDSLQTLADPTRANRYEYANSNPVNYVDPQGRASFSLSGCIGLASQCAEEFPIALGQDSGAQWGPGLVWGETYRSPVPRIGIRVHT
- a CDS encoding helix-turn-helix domain-containing protein, coding for MSASRTVRSRCTVVTVTTWEAEMVRHAPDRTAALGFVSRDFSTGLSAAPTVSLTVGTERADLNDRGRSIVAALFDAEPDTLARVEDLLNRRKPVEMVSPEEAAVILGVSRPTVVRWASAGELTDHPVGSHHRYPRAEVERLREARAAAAAANREAAQAARARAEEAGDLDVAPTPEELIAAGAAFRAGDKAAAEVVFARARRAEAHRSAAAAGTPAGS